The window CGCGTCATCGAAGCGACCTTGTCGTAGCAGCAGCCACGACATGATGACGATTGCGTACGCTGCCGTGTTCGTATCGTTTACCTCTTGTGCGTCACGGATGGATCCGGACAGGGCGTGGTAGGCAAGGTCGTATTGCCGAACCTGCGTCAGGTATCGGCCACCTAGCAAGTAGGCTTCGGCGCGCACTGAAAGCGCCTTATCGTGTTCGCTACCGTGATCATAGTAGGACACGGCCGAATTAGAATCACTGATGATCTGAGGCAGTGTGGTTGCCACAGATCCAAACTTGTCCGAGTCGTAGGCTGCAGACCCTCGTCGTACCACATCAAGGAGGGCCGGTAGACCCGGCTCTTGCTCGGGAGTGTCCATCACTGGGGCTGCGAAGCCGATAGCGGGGGTGAGAGCATTTCGCAGTTCAACGAGGCCGACCTTTGTCGGGTCCTCTTCTCGGACGGGAGCGGGAGTGTCGGACGCCATCAACTGTGACGTCTTCACATGCAAGGCGCGGGCGAGCAGATGCAGAGTCTCGATGCGGACGTTTCCGCCCTGCTCCAGTTTGGCCACTGTGGACGGCGCGACTCCAGCGGCAAGGGCCAAGGCCTCCTGAGTGAGTCCCGCTGTGCGCCGGTGCTTCTTGACGTTCTCCCCGAGTTCCTTCGACATACTCCCCTGCCTGGAGCCGTGGTTGATGCCTTGCCGCCACGGTACGCCCGACGCGGGGAGGTCGAGCAGCGAAGAGTCACCCGTCTCTCGGTAAGCGCAGGTCGAAGGTGCCTGGAACCAGCGAAGGCCCCACGCGCGCCGCCCTGTCGGGTGACGAGCGTGGGGGCTCTGTGGTGCTGCAGGTCAGTCCCACGCGTCCGAGTCGCTGAGTGCGATCCGTCGTGGGCGGAGTGACGGGGGCGCAGGCGGGCAGGGCTGATCGCCGCTCGGCACCGCCGGTCCGCCGCGTGGGCGTTGCTCGCCGTCGCGGCGGGGTTCAGGGCGCGGGGCACCCGGGTCCGCCGCAACGGCGCGTCGTCCCCGTCGCGTCAGCGGGCGAGCAGGGCGCCCTCCAAGCCCTCCGGAAGCGTGCCCGTGTGCACGATCCCCAGGTGCTGCGTCGCCCGGGTAAGGGCCACGTACAGGTCGCTCAGGCCGAATTCCGCCGGTTCCGCCACGATGACCGCGTCGAACTCCAGGCCCTTTGCCTGCCGCGGATCCAGGAGGACCACCGGCCGCGTCAGGTCCGGGGACGGACCGTGGGCGGCGTCCGGGAGGGCCGTGGCGAGCGCCGCGTGGTGCGGGCGCGGTGCGATGACCGCCAGGCGGCCCTCGTGCGGGAGCTCCTCGGCGACGGCCTCGGCGACCGCGCGCGGCAGGTCGCCGGTGTGCAGCGCCCAGGGGCGCACGTCCGTGGAGCGGATCGAGCGCGGGGGTTCGAAGGACGGGTCGGCCGACCGCAGGACGCCCGCCGCGACCTCCATGACCTCGGCCGGCGTCCGGTAGTTGACGCCGAGCCGCACGTGCTCCCAGCGGTCCCCGACGTACGGTTCGAGGACCGTCCGCCACGCGCCGCAGCCGCCCGGCTCGGACGTCTGCGCGGGGTCGCCGACCAGGGTCATCGAGCGGGTGGGGCACCGCCGCATCAGCAGCCGCCAGGCCATCGGGGACAGCTCCTGCGCCTCGTCCACGATGATGTGGCCGAAGGCCCACGTGCGGTCGGCGGCGGCGCGCTCGGCGGCGCTGCGGTGGTCCTCCTCCTCGTGCCGCTCGGCGAGCCGCTCCGCGTCGACGAGGTCGTGCGCGGCCAGCACCTCGGAGTCCTCGTCCTCCCGGTCCTCGAACTCCTGGGTGCGGGAGCCGTAGGACATGTCGAGCACCCCCTGGGCGTAGGCGACCTGCCGCTGCCGCTCGGCCTCGGCGGCGGCGCGGGCGGCCGAGTCGTCCTCGCCGAGCAGCTCGGCGGCCTCGTCCAGCAGCGGGACGTCGGCGGGCGTCCAGGCGCCGCCCTCGCGCCGGACGGCCGCGGCATCGGCCTCGGGGAGGTGGACGGGGTCGGCGAGGTAGTCCGCGATCAGCTCCTGGGGCGTGAGGGCGGGCCACAGCTCCTCGATGGCCGCGTGCACCGCAGGGCTGGCGGCGATGGCCTTCCCGAGCTGGGCGATGTCGTCGGGGCCCAGGAAGTTCGGCCCGCCGAAGGGGTCCGCGCCTATGCGGTCGGCGAGCTGCCGGGTGAGTGCGTCGATGACGTGGAAGGCGAAGTAGGGGCGGGCGAGGTTGTGCGGCAGGTTCGTGGCGCGCGCGTGGTGCCGCGCGTCGGAGGCGATGTCCGCGTCCAGGTGCAGTTCGCCGTCCTCGTGGTCGATGACGGTCACGGGGCCGGGGAGGGTCTGCCGGTCGCGGACGTAGGCGGCCAGGGCGCCGGCCATCGCCGCGCCGCCCTTGACCTCGGCGGCCCGCGGCGTGTCGGTGCCGGTCGCGGTCACGCCGGGGAAGAGCTCGCCGGGGGTGGCGAGCAGCACGCCCGTCTCGCCGAGCGAGGGCAGCACCTCCCCGATGTAGCCGAGGAAGGCGGGGTTGGGGCCGACGATGAGCACGGCGCGCCGGGCCAGCTGCTCGCGGTGGGCGTAGAGCAGGAAGGCGGCGCGGTGCAGGGCGACGACCGTCTTGCCGGTGCCGGGCCCGCCCTCGACGACGAGGACGCCGCGGTGCGGGGCGCGGATGATGCGGTCCTGCTCGGCCTGGATGGTCTGCACGATGTCGTGCATCCGGCCGGTGCGCGCCGCGTCGAGGGCGGAGAGCAGCACGGCGTCGGCGTCGGAGCCCTCGTGCCCGGTGCGCTCGGTGTCGGCGAGGTCGAGGATCTCGTCGTGCAGGGCGGTGACGCGGCGGCCCTCGGTGGTGATGTGCCGCCGGCGGCGCAGCCCCATGGGGGTGTGCCCGGTGGCGAGGTAGAACGGGCGGGCGACCTCGGCGCGCCAGTCGATGACGAGCGGGGTGCGCTCGGCGTCGTCGCGCCGGATGCCGATGCGGCCGATGTGGTGGTCGCGGCCGTCCCGGAAGGCGAGCCGGCCGAAGCACAGGCCCCGCTCGCCGGCGTTGAAGGCGGAGAGGAGCCCGGACTGCTCGGCCACCATGACATCGCGCTCCAGCCGGGCCTGGAAGGTGCTGCCGCCCTGCGCGAGGGCCTGCTCCACCGCCGTCTCGGCTCCGGCGCGCAGCTCGGCCAGGCGTTCGTGGAGCAGATCGATGAATTCTTGCTCGTTGCGCATGTCCGCGATTGACAATTCAGCTCCCACCGGGATACGATGACTTCATAAGGCTTCCCCTGCCCTGGTTCACGCAAGGCAGGGAAATATTCAATATACGCAGAGAAATCCCCCGTCCGTCAATACGGCCGGGGGATTTCCTGCTTTCCGGGCGGCTCACCCGGTGAACAATTGCCGAAGCCTCGAGGCGAGTTCGTACACCCCGTAGGCGAAGGGCGCCCCCACCCACAGCCAGCTGAGCACGAGCACCGCCTTGCGCACGGGTGTCACAGCCCCGCCCCCTTCTCCGGTACGGCCGCCGGCGGCCGGCCCCCGCCGCCGGCCGGCTCGTGGTGGCGCGGGTGCACGGGCCGGACGAGCTCGTTGGCCGCGAAGCCCACGGCCAGCAGCCCGATCATGACGAGGAAGGACGTGGTGTAGAGGCCGGGCCCCGTCCGGCCCGCGGACTTCCCGGCGTCGGCGACGGAGTTGACGATGAGCGGACCGAGGATCCCGGCCGTGGACCACGCCGTCAGCAGCCGGCCGTGGATCGCACCGACCTGGTAGGTCCCGAAGAGGTCCCTGAGGTAGGCGGGCACGGTAGCGAACCCGCCGCCGTAGAAGGACAGCACCACACCGGCGCAGGCGATGAACAACGGCTTGGACGAACTGCCGGCCAGGGCGATGACGAGATACATGAGCGCGCCCGCGCCGAGATAGAGCCGGTAGACGTTCTTGCGGCCGGTGATGTCCGAGGCGGAGGACCAGACGATCCGGCCGAGCATATTGGCGAGCGAGAGCACGCCGACGAATCCCGCGGCCGCGGCCGCACCCACGGGGGAGGAGGAGTCCGCGAAGAAGTCCGTGATCATCGGGGCGGCCTTTTCCAGAATGCCGATGCCCGCCGTGACATTCGCGCAGAGAACGACCCACAGGCACCAGAACTGCGGCGTGCGCAGGGCGTTGCGGGCCGATACCTGAGCGCTCGTGACGAGCTCCCGGGACGGCGCGCGGTCCGCCGCTCCTCCCGGCGGCCGCCGGGCATCGGGAGGCACCCGTACGAGCAGCACGCCGGGCGTCATGAACACGGCGTACGCCACCCCCATCACCAGGAACGTCCGCGCGATGCCGGAGGAGTCCGTGCCGAAGTGCGACAGCAGCGCGGACGACCACGGCGAGGCGATGAGGGCGCCGCCGCCGAAGCCCATGATGGCGATGCCGGTGGCCATGCCCGGGCGGTCGGGGAACCACTTGATGAGCGTGGAGACCGGCGAGATGTAGCCGATGCCCAGCCCGGTCCCGCCGATGAGGCCGTAGCCCACCACGACGAGCCAGTACTGGCGCGTGGCCGCCCCCAGGGCGGCCACCAGGAAGCCGGACGAGAAGCACACGGCCGACACGGACATCGCCCAGCGGGGGCCGTTGCGCTCCACGAGGGTGCCGCCGAAGGCGGCCGACAGGCCGAGCATCACGATCGCCACCTGGAAGGGCAGCGCCGAGGCCGTGCCGGACAGGCCCAGCGAGGACTCCAGCGGCGGTTTGAACACGCTCCAGGCGTAGGCCTGGCCGATGGCCAGGTGGATGGACAGCGCAGCGGGCGGGACCAGCCAGCGGCTCCACCCCGGCGGTGCGACGACACCGGATCGGGCAGGCATGGACGGACGCTACAGCGCCTTCGGGGCCCGCGCCCAGACCGCGGGTGGACCGGCCGCCGGGGAGCCGAGCGCTTCACCGGCAGCCGGGTGCATCACCTGCAGGCGCACCGCGGCCGGTCGCGCAGCTCCCCGCGCCCCTTCGGAGCGCGGCCGAACCGCACCGGACTGCGTCGGGCCCGCTCAGCCGGCGACGACCCCCACCGCGGCCAGCCAACCGCTGATCCGGGCCGCGGGGGCGATACCGCTGAAGCGGAAGCTCTCCTTACCCTTGCGCAGCAGGATCACGGTGGGCACGCCCATCGCGTCGAACCGCTCCTGCGCCCAGTCGGCCCGGTCCACATCGATCTTCACTCCGGTCAGGGCGTCGCCGCAGGCCTCGACCACGTCCTCCAGGACGGGGGTGAGCAGGGAGCACGGGCCGCACCACGGGGCGGTGAGGTCGACCAGGACGGGCACGGGCCCGGCGAGCAGCCGGTCCAGCTCGGCCTCGTCGGTGATCTCGCGCAGCACGCCGCGCTCCTGCGGCTCCTCGTCCTCCTCGTCCTCCTCGCCTTCGTCGTCCTCGAAGTCCTCCTCGCCCTCCTCCTCGTCCTCGAAGCCGCCGGTGTCCGCGGCCTCGGCGGCGGCGCGGGCGAAGAGGACCGCGTTCTCCGGCGGCGCGGAGATGCCGTTGACGCTGAGCCCGGCGGCCAGCAGCCGCTCCAGCACGTCGAGGGCGAGGTCGTGACCGGGGCGCTCGGCCACCGACACCTCGGCGAGGTGCGGCGTGAGCGCGATCAGGGCGTCGGCGAGGGTGTGGTCGACGCGGACGCCCTCGAAGGCGAGGGAGGCCAGGTGCGGCACCTCCGCCAGGACGGCCAGCGACCGGGGCTCGAACGCCGTGGTGCCGCTGAGGACGAGGGTGTCGAGGGAGCCGGCCGTCTCGGACCCGGCGAGTGCGGCCAGCCCCGCCCCGGTGAACCGGGGCGACTCCAGCACCAGGTCGGTCAGCTCCGGCATGGTGCCCAGCGCCGCGACGCCCTCGTCGGTGAAGTCGCCCGACAGCACGAGCGTCTTGACCGCCCGCTGCCCCGCGACGGCCCGGAGCATGCCGTCCGTCGCGCCGCCCAGGTCGGCGACGACGAACGCGTCGGACGGCAGCCCGGCGAGGCCGTCCGCGAGGGCCTCCTTGTCGTCCGCCCCGGCATCGGCCGCGTCGATCACGTAGACGAGCCGGGAGCCGGAGGACAGCGCCACCGGGCCGCGCGGCTCCACCTCCACGGGCTCGCCCCCGCCCTCCGTGTAGCGGACGAGGGTGCCTGGAAGGCCTTGCTCCGGGAACTGGATCAGACGCGCATGCATGCGCCCCATGCTATTCGTCGACGCTGATGACCTGGGTCGGGCACGTCATGGCGGCCTGGCGGACGTCCTCGTGCACCTCTTCCGGCGGAGCCTCCTGGAGGAGGACGACGATCCCGTCGTCGTCCTGGTCGAAGACGTCCGGGGTGAGCATCACGCACTGACCCGACCCCACGCACCGCGGGGTCTCCACGCTGACGCGCATGGCGGGGAACCTCTCTCCGGAGCCGGTCACCAGGTGACGGGCAGTTCGTAGACGCCGTAGACCATGGCGTCGTCCTTGAACCCGAGCTCTTCCAGGGGCGCGGCCAGGCGCAGGCCGGGGATGCGCCGGAAGAGGGTGCCGTAGACGACCTCCAGCTCCACGCGGGCGAGGTTCGCGCCGATGCACTGGTGGATGCCGTAGCCGAAGGCGAGGTGGCTGCGGGCCTCCTCGCGGTGGACGTTCAGCGTGTCCGGGTCGGGGAAGACGGATTCGTCGTGGTCCGCGGAGTTGTTGAGGGGGAGGATGCCCTCGCCGGCGCGGATGACGGTGCCGCCGACCTCGATGTCCTCCAGGGCCACGCGCGCGGCGCCCGAGTCCGAGATGCTGAAGAAGCGCAGGAGTTCCTCGACGGCGCGGGGCAGCAGGTCCGGGTCGGCCTTGACCGCGTCCAGCTGCCCGGGGTGCTCCAGCAGCGCCAGCACACCGAGGGCGATCATGTTGGCGGTGGTCTCGTGGCCGCCGACGAGCATCAGCCGCGCCATCGTCACGACGTCGGTGTGGTCGGCGACCTGCTCCACCCGGTTCTTCTCGATGAACCGGCTGATCAGGTCGTCGCCCGGCCGCTCCTCCTTGCTGGTGACCAGCGCGTCCAGGTAGCCGTCCAGCGCCTGGACCGCCGCTCCGTACTCCTCGGGGGCGGCGTCGTGGTTCATCATCACCGCCGACCACTCCTCGAACTGCGCGTGGTCCTCGTAGGGGACGCCGAGCAGCTCGCAGATCACGAGGGAGGGCACGGACAGCGCGAGCGCGGTCACCAGGTCCACCGGGCCGCCCGCGGCGAGCATGGCGTCGATGCGCTCGTCCACGATCTCCTGGATCCGCGGGCGCATGGCCTTGATCCGCCGCGCGGTGAACTCGGGGATCAGCATGCGGCGCTGGGCGGTGTGGTCCGGGGGGTCCATCGACAGCAGCATCAGCCGCACCGACTGGAGCATCTCCTCGGGGATGTGGAACTGGTGCGGGTATCCGGGCAGCTTGAGGTTCGAGCTCACTCGGGAGTCGCCGAGCACCTGCTTGACGTGCTCGTAGGTGGTGACCAGCCAGGCGGGCTTGCCGTTGACCTTGAGGGTGGCCCGGGAGACCGGTTCCGTCGCGCGGAGCTTGGCGTACTCCTCCGGCGGGCTGAAGGGACAGGTGCGCTTCATCGGGAACGCCGGGTGGCGCGCCCGGTCGGCGGAGTGCGTCATGGTGCCCTCTCGAACTCGGTGCGTCGTGCGGATGGTTACCAGGTGACCGGCAGCTCGTAGACGCCGAACACGATGGCGTCGTCCTTGAACTGCAGGTCCTCCGGGGAGGCGGCGAGGCGGAGGCCGGGGATGCGCCGGAAGAGCGTGCCGTATACGACGTCGAGTTCGAGGCGCGCGAGGTTCTGCCCGATGCACTGGTGGACGCCGTAGCCGAAGGCGAGGTGGCTGCGGGCCTCCTCGCGGTGGACGTCGAGCGTGTCGGGGTCGGCGAAGACGGCCTCGTCGTGGTTGGCCGCGTTGTTGAGCGGCAGGATGCCCTCGCCGGCGCGGATGACGGTGCCGCCGATCTCGATGTCCTCCAGGGCCACGCGCGCGGTGCCGGAGTCGGAGATGCTGAAGTAGCGCAGGAGTTCCTCGACGGCCCGGGGCAGCAGGGCGGAGTCCGCCGTCACCGCGGCGAGCTGCTCGGGGTGCTCCAGCAGGG is drawn from Streptomyces roseifaciens and contains these coding sequences:
- a CDS encoding helix-turn-helix domain-containing protein, yielding MSKELGENVKKHRRTAGLTQEALALAAGVAPSTVAKLEQGGNVRIETLHLLARALHVKTSQLMASDTPAPVREEDPTKVGLVELRNALTPAIGFAAPVMDTPEQEPGLPALLDVVRRGSAAYDSDKFGSVATTLPQIISDSNSAVSYYDHGSEHDKALSVRAEAYLLGGRYLTQVRQYDLAYHALSGSIRDAQEVNDTNTAAYAIVIMSWLLLRQGRFDDAENLAVETADHIEPRISKATPEHLAVWGWLALQAAAAAVRNNREDHATDARRIAASAASALGTKSADARHRYGRFDLKVATMKGLEDELIKEGGDPYRVIEESTGQAPLSDRSMKATGVPETDKEWNRHRLTVATAYSKIGDHENAMERLTAIEYVNGEWLRHQRTATDVMERIARKRKRTLTGEMRRMMSLLGVTA
- a CDS encoding HelD family protein — encoded protein: MRNEQEFIDLLHERLAELRAGAETAVEQALAQGGSTFQARLERDVMVAEQSGLLSAFNAGERGLCFGRLAFRDGRDHHIGRIGIRRDDAERTPLVIDWRAEVARPFYLATGHTPMGLRRRRHITTEGRRVTALHDEILDLADTERTGHEGSDADAVLLSALDAARTGRMHDIVQTIQAEQDRIIRAPHRGVLVVEGGPGTGKTVVALHRAAFLLYAHREQLARRAVLIVGPNPAFLGYIGEVLPSLGETGVLLATPGELFPGVTATGTDTPRAAEVKGGAAMAGALAAYVRDRQTLPGPVTVIDHEDGELHLDADIASDARHHARATNLPHNLARPYFAFHVIDALTRQLADRIGADPFGGPNFLGPDDIAQLGKAIAASPAVHAAIEELWPALTPQELIADYLADPVHLPEADAAAVRREGGAWTPADVPLLDEAAELLGEDDSAARAAAEAERQRQVAYAQGVLDMSYGSRTQEFEDREDEDSEVLAAHDLVDAERLAERHEEEDHRSAAERAAADRTWAFGHIIVDEAQELSPMAWRLLMRRCPTRSMTLVGDPAQTSEPGGCGAWRTVLEPYVGDRWEHVRLGVNYRTPAEVMEVAAGVLRSADPSFEPPRSIRSTDVRPWALHTGDLPRAVAEAVAEELPHEGRLAVIAPRPHHAALATALPDAAHGPSPDLTRPVVLLDPRQAKGLEFDAVIVAEPAEFGLSDLYVALTRATQHLGIVHTGTLPEGLEGALLAR
- a CDS encoding MFS transporter small subunit; the protein is MTPVRKAVLVLSWLWVGAPFAYGVYELASRLRQLFTG
- a CDS encoding OFA family MFS transporter, whose amino-acid sequence is MPARSGVVAPPGWSRWLVPPAALSIHLAIGQAYAWSVFKPPLESSLGLSGTASALPFQVAIVMLGLSAAFGGTLVERNGPRWAMSVSAVCFSSGFLVAALGAATRQYWLVVVGYGLIGGTGLGIGYISPVSTLIKWFPDRPGMATGIAIMGFGGGALIASPWSSALLSHFGTDSSGIARTFLVMGVAYAVFMTPGVLLVRVPPDARRPPGGAADRAPSRELVTSAQVSARNALRTPQFWCLWVVLCANVTAGIGILEKAAPMITDFFADSSSPVGAAAAAGFVGVLSLANMLGRIVWSSASDITGRKNVYRLYLGAGALMYLVIALAGSSSKPLFIACAGVVLSFYGGGFATVPAYLRDLFGTYQVGAIHGRLLTAWSTAGILGPLIVNSVADAGKSAGRTGPGLYTTSFLVMIGLLAVGFAANELVRPVHPRHHEPAGGGGRPPAAVPEKGAGL
- a CDS encoding thioredoxin family protein, producing MHARLIQFPEQGLPGTLVRYTEGGGEPVEVEPRGPVALSSGSRLVYVIDAADAGADDKEALADGLAGLPSDAFVVADLGGATDGMLRAVAGQRAVKTLVLSGDFTDEGVAALGTMPELTDLVLESPRFTGAGLAALAGSETAGSLDTLVLSGTTAFEPRSLAVLAEVPHLASLAFEGVRVDHTLADALIALTPHLAEVSVAERPGHDLALDVLERLLAAGLSVNGISAPPENAVLFARAAAEAADTGGFEDEEEGEEDFEDDEGEEDEEDEEPQERGVLREITDEAELDRLLAGPVPVLVDLTAPWCGPCSLLTPVLEDVVEACGDALTGVKIDVDRADWAQERFDAMGVPTVILLRKGKESFRFSGIAPAARISGWLAAVGVVAG
- a CDS encoding ferredoxin, producing MRVSVETPRCVGSGQCVMLTPDVFDQDDDGIVVLLQEAPPEEVHEDVRQAAMTCPTQVISVDE
- a CDS encoding cytochrome P450; amino-acid sequence: MTHSADRARHPAFPMKRTCPFSPPEEYAKLRATEPVSRATLKVNGKPAWLVTTYEHVKQVLGDSRVSSNLKLPGYPHQFHIPEEMLQSVRLMLLSMDPPDHTAQRRMLIPEFTARRIKAMRPRIQEIVDERIDAMLAAGGPVDLVTALALSVPSLVICELLGVPYEDHAQFEEWSAVMMNHDAAPEEYGAAVQALDGYLDALVTSKEERPGDDLISRFIEKNRVEQVADHTDVVTMARLMLVGGHETTANMIALGVLALLEHPGQLDAVKADPDLLPRAVEELLRFFSISDSGAARVALEDIEVGGTVIRAGEGILPLNNSADHDESVFPDPDTLNVHREEARSHLAFGYGIHQCIGANLARVELEVVYGTLFRRIPGLRLAAPLEELGFKDDAMVYGVYELPVTW